In one window of Syngnathus scovelli strain Florida chromosome 22, RoL_Ssco_1.2, whole genome shotgun sequence DNA:
- the dhx57 gene encoding putative ATP-dependent RNA helicase DHX57, with amino-acid sequence MSTRRGGKPNRGGGKFNKPRGRGGGGGGGGGGGRKGESGRWDDDDDFTLCLGPQRPSNRNANAQTSGSHIRNGNPGRGGGAGDKYNQTKPVLPKPLAKNPTYAKPSDSRMHETSSMPMQKIFMTNKNQKLVKDLLWDLRNLDEHGDTGLNDEEEEEAEEYDEIDHREEGQFWTTTDEPVERAASPEEYESDHERPPAEPVVSLFAIGKLSRYGFDRERSKQALESCGGDFGITLEQLLNEVYTERYGQEAVSNAGPSATPIDECLNQRQEEALALAAIFGDRFQERITNSVWVITLEPPFLTNKIEKNYSEKSSKKVCQFYLKGNTCRYGSKCKFKHQAPDKGLSDQYGPAQTEISSYSPPEYELEIRFPKGNSYPSQAPVVAYSTNDEAVGAAGRLSVTERLFGEALMAAHNKEPVVYTLVSVCEDETTMKELLGVAHHKYSKPPPVVVPPASVAKAKRKVGTSKALVESVCPSRRTTPPVDREDTIPRSKYNGSSRGPKIEPCGAGEANGPEEDNEVAAVLVENVSSVNLRKRVTNNSNLLQENGKLCRDFAKKQSSKSFRSMLEQRTKLPAWDERYNILELLESCQVLVVSGMTGCGKTTQIPQFILDASLAGPADKVANIVCTQPRRISATSVARRVAQERGESLGRSVGYQIRLESVRSSATRLLYCTTGVLLRRLQSDADLQDVTHVIVDEVHERTDESDFLLLVLKDLIHQRPDLKIILMSATLNANLFSEYFYDCPTVHIPGHTFPVTQLFLEDAISLTRYVVEDGSPYMRSNRQNSSAASRQGGRGAPKGIVDTLEEDMWNFMSLTKKDFVKDSVPDQQLSLQELTVRFKGCKPSVLQTIAAMDLDKINMDLIESLLEWIVDGKHSYPPGAVLVFLPGLAEIKMLFEQLQSNRMFSNRRTDRCVVYPLHSSMSNEEQQAVFNRPPEGVTKIIISTNIAETSVTIDDVVYVIDCGKMKEKSYDASKSMESLEESWVSRANALQRKGRAGRVASGVCFHLFTSHCFRHQLAEQQIPQIQRVPLEQLCLRIKILDVFAEQPLEDVFRCLIEPPATGSLEAAERRLQDLGALTAEEKLTPLGYHLARLPVDVRVGKLMLFGAIFRCLDPALTIAASLAFKSPFVSPWGKQEEANLKKLAFAVARSDHLALLQAYKGWYSAKKATKASGHGYCQENFLSRRVLQEIACVKRQFAELLSDIGFIKEGLRSRDIERLSSKGSDGVLEATGPEANLNAENMDLMSAMLCAALYPNVVQVKAPQDVYKMSVKGAVKMHPNELHFLTKNDGCVHVHPSSVNYSFRRYDSPYLVYLEKVKTSRVFIRDCSMVSVYALVLFGGGEINVDMRKGQFVISLDDGWIRFAADSHQVAELIKELRLELDRLLEDKIQNPSMDLCSCPRGSRIIHMIVNLVSTQ; translated from the exons ATGAGTACAAGAAGAGGTGGGAAGCCCAACAGAGGAGGAGGCAAATTTAACAAACCGAGAgggagaggaggtggaggaggaggaggaggaggtggaggtagAAAAGGAGAAAGTGGCCGCtgggatgatgacgacgatttcACCCTTTGTTTAGGACCCCAGCGCCCATCCAACAG AAACGCCAACGCACAAACTAGCGGCAGCCATATCAGGAATGGCAATCCCGGACGAGGAGGTGGAGCTGGAGACAAATACAACCAAACAAAGCCGGTTCTTCCCAAACCCTTGGCAAAGAACCCGACGTACGCTAAGCCGAGTGACAGCAGGATGCATGAAACCAGCAGCATGCCTATGCAGAAGATTTTTATGACCAACAAGAACCAAAAACTCGTCAAGGACCTGCTGTGGGACCTGAGGAACTTGGATGAGCACGG TGACACCGGTTTGaatgacgaggaggaggaggaagcagaagAATACGATGAGATAGACCATCGTGAGGAAGGCCAGTTTTGGACCACCACCGACGAGCCTGTGGAGAGAGCGGCGAGCCCGGAAGAGTACGAGTCTGACCACGAACGTCCTCCAGCCGAACCTGTCGTCTCCTTGTTTGCTATCGGCAAACTCAGCAG GTATGGGTTTGACCGTGAACGCAGCAAGCAGGCACTGGAGTCCTGTGGAGGAGATTTCGGGATTACATTGGAGCAGCTTCTTAACGAGGTTTACACTGAGCGCTACGGACAGGAAGCGGTTTCCAACGCGGGCCCTTCCGCCACGCCCATCGACGAGTGCCTGAACCAGAGGCAGGAGGAAGCCCTGGCGCTGGCTGCCATTTTTGGGGACCGTTTCCAGGAGCGCATAACCAATTCAGTATGGGTCATAACCTTGGAGCCCCCATTCCTCACGAACAAGATCGAAAAAAACTACAGCGAGAAGTCTTCGAAAAAAGTCTGCCAGTTCTACTTGAAAGGAAACACCTGTAGGTACGGCAGCAAATGCAAGTTCAAGCACCAAGCTCCCGATAAAGGCTTATCTGACCAATACGGACCAGCTCAGACCGAGATCAGCAGTTATTCTCCCCCGGAATACGAACTGGAGATCCGTTTTCCCAAAGGGAACAGCTATCCGTCTCAAGCACCGGTCGTGGCCTACAGCACCAACGACGAGGCGGTCGGCGCCGCCGGGAGGCTCAGCGTGACCGAAAGGTTATTTGGGGAAGCCCTGATGGCCGCCCACAACAAAGAACCTGTGGTTTACACTCTGGTCAGCGTGTGCGAGGACGAGACCACCATGAAGGAGCTGCTGGGGGTCGCGCATCATAAATACAGCAAGCCACCGCCCGTCGTGGTTCCTCCTGCCTCAGTTGCCAAGGCAAAGCGGAAGGTTGGTACCAGCAAGGCTTTGGTGGAAAGCGTCTGTCCCAGCAGAAGGACCACACCGCCAGTAGACCGTGAGGACACTATTCCGAGAAGCAAATACAATGGAAGCAGTAGGGGACCTAAAATTGAACCCTGTG GGGCCGGAGAAGCAAATGGGCCAGAAGAAGACAACGAAGTCGCCGCCGTCCTCGTGGAGAACGTCAGCTCCGTCAACCTGAGGAAGAGGGTGACCAATAATTCCAATCTGCTGCAAGAGAATGGCAAGCTCTGCAGGGACTTTGCCAAAAAACAG TCCTCCAAAAGCTTCAGGTCAATGCTGGAGCAGAGGACGAAGCTGCCGGCTTGGGATGAAAGATACAACATTCTGGAACTGCTGGAAAGCTGTCAAGTGTTGGTCGTCAGCGGTATGACGGG GTGCGGTAAGACCACTCAGATCCCCCAGTTCATTCTGGACGCTTCCTTGGCCGGTCCGGCCGATAAGGTGGCCAACATCGTGTGCACTCAGCCGCGACGAATCTCCGCCACCTCGGTGGCCAGGCGGGTGGCGCAGGAACGCGGCGAGAGTCTCGGGCGCTCCGTGGGCTACCAGATTCGCCTGGAGAGTGTCAGG TCTTCTGCCACCAGGCTGCTTTACTGCACCACAGGAGTGTTGCTGAGAAGATTGCAGAGCGACGCGGACCTTCAAGACGTCACCCACGTCATCGTGGATGAGGTGCACGAGCGCACGGACGAAAG TGACTTCCTCCTTTTGGTCCTCAAAGACCTGATTCATCAGAGACCTGACTTGAAGATTATCCTCATGAGCGCCACACTGAACGCCAACCTCTTCTCGGAATATTTCTACGACTGTCCTACTGTACACAtacctg GTCACACTTTCCCCGTGACTCAGCTCTTCCTGGAGGACGCCATCTCTTTGACCCG CTACGTGGTGGAGGACGGGAGCCCTTACATGCGCTCAAACCGGCAAAACTCCTCGGCTGCGAGTCGGCAGGGTGGAAGGGGAGCGCCGAAGGGCATCGTGGACACCTTGGAGGAGGACATGTGGAACTTCATGTCTCTCACTAAAAAGGACTTTGTCAAGGACTCGGTGCCCGACCAGCAGCTCAGCTTGCAGGAACTTACGGTTAGATTCAAAG GTTGTAAACCGTCGGTGCTGCAGACCATTGCCGCGATGGACCTGGACAAGATCAATATGGACCTGATAGAAAGTCTGCTGGAGTGGATTGTGGATGGAAAGCACAGTTACCCCCCAG GTGCCGTGCTGGTGTTTCTTCCCGGCCTCGCCGAGATCAAGATGCTTTTTGAGCAGCTGCAGTCAAACAGGATGTTCAGCAACAGGCGCACCGACCGATGCGTGGTGTACCCGCTCCACTCCTCGATGTCCAACGAGGAACAGCAGGCCGTCTTCAACCGCCCGCCCGAGGGCGTCACCAAGATCATCATCTCCACCAACATCGCTGAGACCTCGGTCACCATCGACGACGTGGTGTACGTCATCGACTGCGGCAAGATGAAGGAGAAAAG CTACGATGCGTCCAAAAGCATGGAGAGCCTGGAAGAGTCGTGGGTTTCACGGGCCAACGCGCTGCAGAGGAAGGGCCGGGCGGGCCGCGTGGCCTCCGGGGTGTGCTTCCACCTTTTCACCAGCCACTGCTTCCGACACCAGCTGGCCGAGCAACAGATTCCCCAGATCCAGAGAGTTCCCCTGGAGCAGCTCTGCCTCCG CATCAAGATCCTGGACGTGTTCGCCGAGCAACCGCTGGAGGACGTCTTCCGTTGCCTCATCGAGCCGCCGGCCACGGGCAGCTTGGAGGCGGCCGAGCGGCGCCTGCAGGACCTCGGCGCCTTGACGGCAGAGGAGAAGCTCACTCCGCTAGGCTACCACCTGGCCCGCCTGCCCGTCGACGTACGCGTCGGCAAGCTCATGCTGTTTGGCGccatcttccgctgcctcgaccCGGCGCTCACCATCGCTGCCAGTCTCGCCTTCAAATCACCTTTT GTGTCACCGTGGGGCAAGCAGGAGGAGGCCAACTTGAAGAAACTGGCCTTTGCCGTGGCCAGGAGTGACCACCTGGCTCTGCTGCAGGCTTACAAG GGTTGGTACAGCGCTAAAAAGGCAACCAAAGCATCTGGCCACGGTTATTGCCAGGAGAACTTCCTGTCCAGGCGGGTTCTGCAGGAAATCGCTTGCGTCAAGCGGCAGTTTGCCGAGCTGCTTTCCGACATCGGCTTCATCAAAGAAGGCCTGAGGTCCAGGGACATCGAGCGACTCAGCTCCAAAGGCTCCGACGGTGTTCTGGAGGCTACGGGTCCCGAG GCGAACCTCAATGCGGAGAACATGGACCTCATGTCTGCCATGCTGTGTGCTGCCCTCTATCCCAATGTGGTGCAG GTCAAAGCCCCTCAGGACGTTTACAAGATGAGCGTCAAAGGAGCGGTGAAGATGCACCCCAACGAGCTGCACTTCCTGACTAAGAACGACGGCTGCGTCCACGTTCACCCCTCGTCCGTCAACTACTCC TTCCGCCGGTACGACAGCCCCTACCTGGTGTACTTGGAGAAGGTGAAAACCAGTCGGGTCTTCATCCGGGACTGCAGCATGGTGTCCGTGTACGCTTTGGTGCTCTTCGGAGGCGGGGAGATCAACGTGGACATGCGCAAGGGCCAGTTTGTCATCTCGCTGGACGACGGATGGATTCGATTCGCTGCTGATTCTCACCAG GTAGCGGAGCTGATAAAGGAGCTGCGCCTGGAGCTGGACCGCCTGCTGGAGGACAAAATCCAGAACCCCAGCATGGACCTGTGCAGCTGCCCCCGCGGCTCCCGCATCATCCACATGATCGTCAACCTCGTGTCCACTCAGTAA
- the stmp1 gene encoding short transmembrane mitochondrial protein 1: MLQFLAGFTLGNLVGMYLAQNYDVPNVAKKIEAFKKDVEAKKKPPE; encoded by the exons ATGTTACAGTTCTTG GCAGGATTCACCTTGGGCAACCTTGTGGGCATGTACCTCGCTCAGAACTACGAC GTACCCAACGTAGCCAAAAAAATCGAGGCATTCAAGAAAGACGTGGAGGCTAAGAAGAAGCCCCCCGAGTGA
- the LOC125992374 gene encoding dynamin-1-like protein isoform X2, with amino-acid sequence MEALIPVINKLQDVFNTVGADIIQLPQIAVVGTQSSGKSSVLESLVGRDLLPRGTGIVTRRPLILQLVHVDPGDARKNDDVGREDEEWGKFLHTKNKIFTDFDEIRQEIEAETERVSGNNKGISDDPIHLKIFSPHVVNLTLVDLPGITKVPVGDQPVHIELQILELILKYISNPNCIILAVSAANTDMATSEALKVARQVDPDGRRTLAVVTKLDLMDAGTDAMDVLMGRVIPVKLGLIGVVNRSQLDINNRKSVADAIRDEHGFLQKKYPSLANRNGTKYLARTLNRLLMHHIRDCLPELKTRINVLAAQYQSLLGSYGEPVEDQSATLLQLITKFATEYCNTIEGTAKYIETAELCGGARICYIFHETFGRTLECVDPLGGLSTIDILTAIRNATGPRPSLFVPEISFELLVKKQVKRLEEPSLRCVELVHEEMQRIIQHCSNYSTQELQRFPKLHEAIVEVVTSLLRKRLPITNEMVHNLVAIELAYINTKHPDFADACGVMNNNIEEQRRNRMRELPTAVPREKALAAGPQGDQDGAGTWRGMLKKEEEGAGSGPGSPLKGAVNLLDVPVPVARKLSSREQRDCEVIERLIKSYFLIVRKNIQDSVPKAVMHFLVNHVKDSLQSELVGQLYKSGLLNDLLTESEDMAQRRKEAADMLQALQKASQVIAEIRETHLW; translated from the exons ATGGAGGCACTTATTCCCGTCATCAACAAGCTCCAGGATGTGTTCAACACAGTGGGCGCGGATATCATCCAGCTGCCGCAAATAGCTGTAGTGGGGACCCAG AGCAGCGGCAAGAGTTCCGTCCTGGAAAGCCTGGTGGGTCGTGACCTGCTCCCTCGCGGGACCGGCATCGTCACTCGGCGGCCTCTCATCCTCCAGCTGGTTCACGTCGATCCGGGAGATGCCCGCAAGAATGACGACGTCG GCAGAGAAGATGAAGAGTGGGGGAAGTTTCTGCACACCAAAAATAAG atcttcACTGATTTTGATGAAATCAGGCAAGAAATAGAAGCTGAAACGGAGCGAGTGTCGGGGAATAATAAG gGCATCAGTGATGACCCCATCCACCTGAAGATATTTTCTCCCCACGTCGTCAACCTCACCCTGGTGGACCTACCCGGCATCACCAAG GTGCCCGTAGGAGATCAGCCCGTACACATCGAGCTCCAGATCCTCGAGCTCATCCTGAAGTACATCTCCAACCCCAACTGCATCATATTAGCCGTCAGCGCCGCCAACACCGACATGGCCACGTCGGAGGCCCTCAAAGTGGCCCGgcaggtggacccggacg GCAGGAGGACTTTGGCCGTGGTGACCAAACTAGACCTGATGGACGCCGGTACCGACGCCATGGACGTGCTGATGGGTCGAGTCATTCCTGTTAAACTAGGACTCATCGGCGTGGTCAACAG GAGCCAGCTGGACATCAACAATAGAAAGTCCGTGGCCGACGCCATCCGTGACGAACACGGCTTCCTGCAGAAGAAATATCCCTCGCTCGCTAATCGCAACGGGACCAAATACCTGGCCAGGACCCTTAACAG ACTCCTGATGCATCACATCCGCGACTGTCTGCCGGAGCTGAAGACGCGCATCAACGTGCTGGCCGCCCAGTACCAGTCGCTGCTCGGCAGCTACGGCGAGCCGGTGGAGGACCAAAGCGCCACCTTGCTTCAGCTCATCACCAAGTTCGCCACCGAGTACTGCAACACCATCGAGGGCACGGCCAAGTACATCGAGACGGCAGAGCT GTGCGGTGGTGCCCGAATCTGTTACATATTCCATGAGACCTTTGGACGAACTTTGGAATGTGTGGATCCGCTAGGAGGCCTCAGCACCATCGACATCCTCACAGCCATAAGGAACGCCACC GGCCCCCGGCCTTCTCTGTTCGTGCCCGAGATCTCCTTCGAGCTCCTGGTGAAGAAGCAGGTGAAACGCCTGGAGGAGCCCAGTTTGCGCTGCGTGGAGTTGGTCCACGAGGAGATGCAGAGGATTATCCAGCACTGCAGCAACTACAGCACGCAG GAGCTGCAGAGATTCCCAAAGCTCCACGAGGCCATCGTGGAAGTGGTCACTTCCCTCTTGAGGAAAAGGCTGCCCATCACCAATGAGATG GTCCACAACTTGGTTGCCATCGAGCTGGCTTACATCAACACAAAGCATCCGGACTTTGCAGACGCCTGCGGGGTCATGAACAACAACATCGAG GAGCAAAGGAGAAACCGGATGAGAGAACTTCCCACTGCAGTGCCCCGGGAGAAG gcTCTGGCGGCTGGGCCGCAGGGTGACCAGGACGGGGCAGGCACCTGGAGGGGGATGCTCAAGAAAGAAGAGGAAGGCGCAGGCTCGGGTCCAGGAAGCCCTCTCAAAGGAGCCGTCAACTTGCTGGACGTG CCCGTCCCGGTAGCCAGGAAGCTGTCGTCACGTGAGCAGCGGGACTGCGAGGTCATCGAACGCCTCATCAAGTCCTACTTCCTGATTGTCCGCAAGAACATCCAAGACAG CGTGCCCAAGGCGGTGATGCACTTCCTGGTCAACCACGTGAAGGACAGCCTCCAGAGCGAGCTGGTGGGGCAGCTCTACAAGTCGGGGCTCCTCAACGATCTGCTGACGGAGTCGGAGGACATGGCTCAGCGCCGCAAGGAAGCGGCAGACATGCTGCAG GCACTGCAGAAAGCGAGCCAGGTGATAGCTGAAATCAGAGAAACTCATCTGTGGTGA
- the LOC125992374 gene encoding dynamin-1-like protein isoform X1, translating to MEALIPVINKLQDVFNTVGADIIQLPQIAVVGTQSSGKSSVLESLVGRDLLPRGTGIVTRRPLILQLVHVDPGDARKNDDVGREDEEWGKFLHTKNKIFTDFDEIRQEIEAETERVSGNNKGISDDPIHLKIFSPHVVNLTLVDLPGITKVPVGDQPVHIELQILELILKYISNPNCIILAVSAANTDMATSEALKVARQVDPDGRRTLAVVTKLDLMDAGTDAMDVLMGRVIPVKLGLIGVVNRSQLDINNRKSVADAIRDEHGFLQKKYPSLANRNGTKYLARTLNRLLMHHIRDCLPELKTRINVLAAQYQSLLGSYGEPVEDQSATLLQLITKFATEYCNTIEGTAKYIETAELCGGARICYIFHETFGRTLECVDPLGGLSTIDILTAIRNATGPRPSLFVPEISFELLVKKQVKRLEEPSLRCVELVHEEMQRIIQHCSNYSTQELQRFPKLHEAIVEVVTSLLRKRLPITNEMVHNLVAIELAYINTKHPDFADACGVMNNNIEEQRRNRMRELPTAVPREKSVGKGPVAVSGEPPASGADADGAKALAAGPQGDQDGAGTWRGMLKKEEEGAGSGPGSPLKGAVNLLDVPVPVARKLSSREQRDCEVIERLIKSYFLIVRKNIQDSVPKAVMHFLVNHVKDSLQSELVGQLYKSGLLNDLLTESEDMAQRRKEAADMLQALQKASQVIAEIRETHLW from the exons ATGGAGGCACTTATTCCCGTCATCAACAAGCTCCAGGATGTGTTCAACACAGTGGGCGCGGATATCATCCAGCTGCCGCAAATAGCTGTAGTGGGGACCCAG AGCAGCGGCAAGAGTTCCGTCCTGGAAAGCCTGGTGGGTCGTGACCTGCTCCCTCGCGGGACCGGCATCGTCACTCGGCGGCCTCTCATCCTCCAGCTGGTTCACGTCGATCCGGGAGATGCCCGCAAGAATGACGACGTCG GCAGAGAAGATGAAGAGTGGGGGAAGTTTCTGCACACCAAAAATAAG atcttcACTGATTTTGATGAAATCAGGCAAGAAATAGAAGCTGAAACGGAGCGAGTGTCGGGGAATAATAAG gGCATCAGTGATGACCCCATCCACCTGAAGATATTTTCTCCCCACGTCGTCAACCTCACCCTGGTGGACCTACCCGGCATCACCAAG GTGCCCGTAGGAGATCAGCCCGTACACATCGAGCTCCAGATCCTCGAGCTCATCCTGAAGTACATCTCCAACCCCAACTGCATCATATTAGCCGTCAGCGCCGCCAACACCGACATGGCCACGTCGGAGGCCCTCAAAGTGGCCCGgcaggtggacccggacg GCAGGAGGACTTTGGCCGTGGTGACCAAACTAGACCTGATGGACGCCGGTACCGACGCCATGGACGTGCTGATGGGTCGAGTCATTCCTGTTAAACTAGGACTCATCGGCGTGGTCAACAG GAGCCAGCTGGACATCAACAATAGAAAGTCCGTGGCCGACGCCATCCGTGACGAACACGGCTTCCTGCAGAAGAAATATCCCTCGCTCGCTAATCGCAACGGGACCAAATACCTGGCCAGGACCCTTAACAG ACTCCTGATGCATCACATCCGCGACTGTCTGCCGGAGCTGAAGACGCGCATCAACGTGCTGGCCGCCCAGTACCAGTCGCTGCTCGGCAGCTACGGCGAGCCGGTGGAGGACCAAAGCGCCACCTTGCTTCAGCTCATCACCAAGTTCGCCACCGAGTACTGCAACACCATCGAGGGCACGGCCAAGTACATCGAGACGGCAGAGCT GTGCGGTGGTGCCCGAATCTGTTACATATTCCATGAGACCTTTGGACGAACTTTGGAATGTGTGGATCCGCTAGGAGGCCTCAGCACCATCGACATCCTCACAGCCATAAGGAACGCCACC GGCCCCCGGCCTTCTCTGTTCGTGCCCGAGATCTCCTTCGAGCTCCTGGTGAAGAAGCAGGTGAAACGCCTGGAGGAGCCCAGTTTGCGCTGCGTGGAGTTGGTCCACGAGGAGATGCAGAGGATTATCCAGCACTGCAGCAACTACAGCACGCAG GAGCTGCAGAGATTCCCAAAGCTCCACGAGGCCATCGTGGAAGTGGTCACTTCCCTCTTGAGGAAAAGGCTGCCCATCACCAATGAGATG GTCCACAACTTGGTTGCCATCGAGCTGGCTTACATCAACACAAAGCATCCGGACTTTGCAGACGCCTGCGGGGTCATGAACAACAACATCGAG GAGCAAAGGAGAAACCGGATGAGAGAACTTCCCACTGCAGTGCCCCGGGAGAAG TCTGTTGGCAAAGGCCCGGTTGCGGTTTCTGGCGAGCCCCCCGCGTCCGGAGCAGACGCGGACGGCGCCAAG gcTCTGGCGGCTGGGCCGCAGGGTGACCAGGACGGGGCAGGCACCTGGAGGGGGATGCTCAAGAAAGAAGAGGAAGGCGCAGGCTCGGGTCCAGGAAGCCCTCTCAAAGGAGCCGTCAACTTGCTGGACGTG CCCGTCCCGGTAGCCAGGAAGCTGTCGTCACGTGAGCAGCGGGACTGCGAGGTCATCGAACGCCTCATCAAGTCCTACTTCCTGATTGTCCGCAAGAACATCCAAGACAG CGTGCCCAAGGCGGTGATGCACTTCCTGGTCAACCACGTGAAGGACAGCCTCCAGAGCGAGCTGGTGGGGCAGCTCTACAAGTCGGGGCTCCTCAACGATCTGCTGACGGAGTCGGAGGACATGGCTCAGCGCCGCAAGGAAGCGGCAGACATGCTGCAG GCACTGCAGAAAGCGAGCCAGGTGATAGCTGAAATCAGAGAAACTCATCTGTGGTGA